In Methylacidiphilum infernorum V4, a single window of DNA contains:
- a CDS encoding O-methyltransferase, giving the protein MSLSFFPITKEIYDYAVCHRSHGTDPIMLELRKATMALGDIAEMAIPPEEESFLSIIVAASKAETAIEVGTFTGIGAMAIARALPPSGKLLCCEINPHWISIAAPFWRKAGLENKIEVRIGPALDTIRSLSKESRFNFAFIDADKQNYENYYELLLPRIKENGLIIFDNMLWRGRVVSPEPSDKDSVALSRLNDKLKDDPRIESVLIPMADGIVIARKKG; this is encoded by the coding sequence ATGAGCCTATCCTTTTTTCCTATAACCAAGGAAATCTACGATTATGCCGTTTGCCACAGAAGCCATGGAACTGATCCTATCATGCTAGAATTAAGGAAGGCCACGATGGCCTTGGGAGATATTGCCGAGATGGCTATACCTCCGGAAGAAGAAAGCTTCCTTTCGATTATTGTTGCCGCTTCTAAAGCGGAAACGGCGATAGAAGTGGGCACTTTTACAGGTATTGGGGCTATGGCCATAGCCAGGGCTTTGCCTCCATCGGGCAAGCTACTCTGCTGCGAAATTAATCCCCATTGGATATCTATTGCCGCTCCGTTCTGGAGAAAAGCCGGCTTGGAAAATAAAATTGAAGTTCGAATTGGACCGGCGCTGGATACGATTCGCTCTTTAAGTAAAGAGAGCCGTTTTAATTTTGCTTTTATCGATGCGGATAAACAAAATTACGAGAACTACTATGAGCTGCTCCTTCCTCGGATAAAGGAAAATGGACTGATTATTTTTGACAATATGTTATGGAGGGGTAGGGTAGTTAGTCCTGAGCCCTCTGATAAGGATTCGGTTGCCTTGAGTCGACTAAATGATAAGTTGAAGGATGATCCGAGAATTGAATCTGTTCTTATTCCCATGGCTGACGGGATCGTCATCGCTAGGAAGAAAGGATAA
- the aroC gene encoding chorismate synthase, which translates to MPNTFGHLFRITTWGESHGKGVGVVIDGCPPRIPLSEEDIQKELDRRRPGQSKITTQRKERDIAAILSGTFNGMTLGTPIMIWVKNEDARPEAYAEMEKIYRPSHADFTYQAKYGIRNWQGGGRSSARETIGRVAGGAVGGKVLQFLYPEIEVIAWVSEVHGLKSLCDPNTVTREDVESNILRWPNAENLGEALKEIERAQKEGDTVGGIVECIVRGMPVGLGEPVFDKLEADLAKAMLSLPASKGFEIGSGFRGALMRGSEHNDPFYMEGNKVRTKTNWSGGVQGGISNGENLYFRVAFKPVATIAQEQQTVSVDGEEVILRARGRHDPCVLPRAVPIVEAMTKLVLVDHALRQKAIELTPRSFS; encoded by the coding sequence ATGCCCAACACTTTCGGACATTTATTTCGTATAACGACCTGGGGAGAGTCCCATGGCAAAGGAGTAGGTGTAGTGATCGATGGTTGCCCTCCAAGGATCCCCCTGAGCGAAGAAGATATCCAGAAAGAGCTCGACCGGAGAAGACCCGGTCAAAGCAAAATTACAACGCAAAGAAAAGAAAGAGACATAGCGGCGATCCTCTCTGGAACCTTTAATGGAATGACTTTAGGTACCCCCATAATGATTTGGGTTAAAAACGAGGATGCCCGTCCTGAAGCCTATGCCGAGATGGAAAAGATTTATAGGCCCTCCCACGCCGATTTTACCTATCAAGCCAAATATGGAATACGCAACTGGCAGGGGGGAGGCAGGTCTTCGGCAAGGGAAACAATTGGTAGGGTTGCAGGAGGGGCGGTTGGAGGGAAAGTCCTACAATTCCTTTATCCTGAAATAGAGGTCATCGCCTGGGTATCCGAAGTGCACGGGCTAAAATCTTTGTGTGATCCTAATACCGTTACCCGGGAAGATGTCGAATCGAATATCCTGAGGTGGCCTAATGCAGAGAATCTTGGAGAAGCTTTGAAAGAAATCGAAAGGGCACAAAAAGAAGGTGATACGGTAGGGGGAATTGTCGAATGTATTGTCCGGGGAATGCCCGTAGGATTAGGCGAACCGGTCTTTGACAAACTCGAAGCGGATCTGGCAAAAGCGATGTTGAGTCTTCCCGCTTCGAAAGGGTTTGAAATTGGATCGGGCTTTCGGGGAGCCCTAATGAGGGGATCGGAACATAACGATCCTTTTTACATGGAAGGAAATAAGGTGAGGACGAAAACAAACTGGAGCGGGGGGGTACAAGGAGGAATAAGTAACGGGGAAAATCTCTATTTTCGCGTAGCCTTTAAACCCGTGGCTACCATTGCCCAAGAACAGCAGACGGTGAGTGTAGATGGGGAAGAAGTGATCTTGCGGGCTAGAGGCAGACACGATCCTTGTGTTCTTCCCCGGGCCGTACCCATAGTCGAAGCCATGACCAAGCTCGTCCTCGTCGATCATGCTTTAAGACAAAAAGCCATAGAGTTAACTCCTCGAAGTTTTTCATGA
- the plsY gene encoding glycerol-3-phosphate 1-O-acyltransferase PlsY has translation MSSSLLSPFLLLGGILFSFLLGSIPFGFLIGKAKGVDIRQLGSKNIGATNVGRILGWKWALVVFILDFFKGFLPVFIVVHWRFGLSPTSLDLFALLCGLFSILGHNFTPWLKGRGGKGIATSAGVLSALMPKVFIFLVVVWVALFFLTRIVSISSICVALLFPLFTFLLYPESPLFFFFSIAASCLALWRHRSNIKRILAGTEPKLKFSKQKTK, from the coding sequence ATGAGTTCTTCTCTTCTGTCTCCTTTTTTACTCTTAGGTGGCATTCTTTTTTCGTTTTTGTTGGGCTCTATCCCTTTTGGATTTTTAATTGGAAAAGCCAAGGGAGTAGACATTAGGCAGCTTGGCAGCAAAAACATCGGAGCAACCAATGTCGGAAGAATACTGGGATGGAAATGGGCTCTTGTTGTTTTTATACTTGATTTTTTCAAGGGGTTTTTACCCGTTTTTATTGTCGTTCACTGGCGTTTCGGTCTAAGCCCCACTTCTTTGGATCTTTTTGCCCTTCTCTGCGGCCTTTTCTCTATTCTCGGTCATAATTTCACCCCTTGGCTCAAAGGCAGGGGAGGAAAGGGCATCGCCACTTCGGCGGGCGTACTTTCCGCTCTCATGCCCAAGGTATTTATTTTTCTGGTTGTGGTTTGGGTAGCCCTCTTTTTTTTAACCCGTATCGTTTCGATAAGTTCTATCTGCGTTGCCCTATTATTTCCCCTGTTTACTTTTTTACTTTATCCTGAAAGTCCTCTCTTTTTCTTCTTCTCTATTGCCGCATCTTGTCTTGCTCTCTGGAGACATCGATCAAACATAAAAAGAATTCTAGCGGGCACCGAACCAAAACTAAAGTTTTCAAAACAAAAAACAAAATAA
- the glmS gene encoding glutamine--fructose-6-phosphate transaminase (isomerizing), whose product MCGIFAYLGKKEAQPILLDGLKRLEYRGYDSSGIAIADGKRIEVIKKKGRIADLVHLLNSKQLHGRLGISHTRWATHGIPSDENAHPHFDQSRRLSLVHNGVIENYQLLKQRLLNFGHKFQSETDTEVLAHLIGYNYELEEAESDPRQRLIRALKRSLKEISGTYGIALIHADVPNLLLGARRGSPLVLGIGNEEFFLSSDVTAICPYAHRVVYLNDGDLVAISPETFDIQSLNKSNNGFEIRDVDQLEMTASLKGFPHYMLKEIYDQPEAIRNAFRGRLIHEEATAKLGGLNMSPQELLRIERIQIIGCGSARHAGIVGEYLIESLAHVPVEVEFSSEFRYKNSPLDRHTVVFAVSQSGETADTLAAVKEAKRKGLKVLGICNRVGSSIARETEGGVFMHAGPEIAVAATKSFSSQVLIFSLLALLLGRLRFLSAREGHEIVEAIEALPDQVTEVLKLDSQVEQLAKKYVQCRRFLLFGRQFQYGVALEGALKIKEISYCCAEGNPSAELKHGIIALIDKTTPSICLCPRDGVYDKNISNMEEIKARGGPLIAIATENDEQVARIADDVLYIPKAPEYLSPILTVIPLQLFAYHLAILLGRDVDKPRNLAKSVTVE is encoded by the coding sequence ATGTGTGGAATTTTTGCATACCTGGGGAAAAAGGAAGCCCAGCCGATCTTGCTTGATGGGTTGAAACGGTTGGAGTACCGGGGATACGATTCCAGCGGCATTGCCATTGCCGATGGAAAAAGAATTGAAGTAATCAAAAAAAAGGGGAGAATTGCCGATCTTGTTCATCTTCTCAATTCCAAGCAACTGCACGGTAGGTTGGGAATAAGTCATACCCGCTGGGCTACTCACGGCATTCCCAGCGATGAAAATGCCCATCCCCACTTCGATCAATCCCGTCGGCTTTCTTTGGTCCATAACGGGGTTATTGAAAATTACCAGCTTTTAAAGCAAAGATTACTCAATTTCGGACATAAGTTTCAATCAGAAACGGATACAGAAGTTCTTGCCCATCTTATAGGCTATAATTATGAGCTGGAGGAAGCAGAAAGCGATCCCCGCCAAAGGCTGATTCGTGCCCTGAAACGGTCGCTTAAGGAGATCAGTGGAACCTATGGCATAGCATTAATTCATGCCGATGTGCCTAACTTGCTTCTAGGGGCGAGGCGTGGCAGTCCTTTAGTTCTAGGCATTGGCAATGAAGAGTTTTTCTTGAGCAGTGATGTTACGGCTATTTGTCCTTATGCCCACAGGGTTGTTTACCTCAACGACGGGGACCTGGTTGCCATCTCCCCCGAGACTTTTGACATCCAATCCTTAAATAAATCCAATAATGGGTTTGAGATCAGGGATGTTGATCAATTGGAAATGACGGCCAGTCTTAAAGGCTTTCCCCATTACATGCTCAAAGAAATCTATGACCAGCCTGAGGCGATTAGAAATGCATTTCGTGGGCGCTTGATTCATGAAGAAGCCACAGCCAAGCTTGGCGGCCTTAATATGAGTCCCCAGGAACTTTTGAGAATCGAAAGGATTCAAATCATTGGATGTGGGTCTGCAAGACATGCAGGGATAGTGGGGGAGTACCTCATTGAATCTCTTGCCCATGTTCCTGTTGAAGTGGAATTTTCCAGTGAATTTAGGTACAAAAATTCTCCCCTGGATAGGCATACCGTGGTTTTTGCGGTGAGCCAGTCGGGAGAAACCGCCGATACCCTTGCGGCGGTCAAAGAAGCAAAGAGGAAAGGTCTAAAGGTCTTGGGTATCTGTAATCGCGTCGGCAGTTCCATAGCCAGGGAAACAGAAGGGGGAGTTTTCATGCATGCCGGACCGGAAATCGCCGTTGCCGCGACTAAGTCTTTTAGTTCCCAGGTTCTGATTTTTTCTCTGCTTGCTTTGTTATTAGGAAGGTTGAGATTTCTTTCTGCTAGAGAAGGACATGAAATCGTTGAGGCGATCGAAGCTCTACCCGATCAGGTAACCGAAGTGCTCAAATTGGATTCCCAGGTAGAGCAGTTAGCCAAAAAATATGTTCAATGCCGAAGATTTTTGCTCTTTGGCCGACAGTTCCAATATGGGGTTGCCTTGGAAGGAGCTTTGAAGATAAAAGAGATTTCTTATTGTTGTGCGGAGGGCAATCCATCGGCGGAATTAAAACATGGCATCATAGCCTTGATCGATAAGACTACACCGAGTATTTGTCTCTGTCCAAGGGATGGGGTATATGACAAAAATATCAGTAACATGGAAGAAATAAAGGCAAGAGGAGGTCCTCTCATCGCCATTGCAACGGAAAACGACGAACAGGTTGCCCGGATCGCTGACGATGTCTTGTACATTCCCAAGGCTCCAGAGTACTTGTCCCCGATACTGACGGTCATTCCGCTCCAGTTGTTTGCTTACCACCTGGCTATTTTACTGGGAAGAGACGTGGATAAACCAAGAAACTTGGCTAAAAGCGTAACGGTGGAATAA
- a CDS encoding shikimate kinase, protein MLRHIVLVGMMGAGKTTVGLWLSKAKSIPFYDLDQLIEGKERATIPEIFASKGVEYFREQEREIVKQVAYSSPGIVATGGGTLLNPSNLWLLKRYGRLFYLQASLDLLWTRLKNKTDRPLLLGKEPKVILEKLLKEREVLYKQADIEIAVDGRTVEELGELLWSYWETMEKTDPR, encoded by the coding sequence ATGCTTAGGCATATTGTTCTTGTGGGAATGATGGGAGCAGGGAAAACAACTGTGGGCTTGTGGCTTTCAAAAGCAAAATCGATTCCTTTTTATGATCTGGACCAGTTGATTGAAGGAAAAGAAAGGGCAACCATTCCCGAAATTTTTGCTTCCAAAGGCGTCGAATATTTTAGAGAACAGGAAAGGGAAATAGTTAAGCAGGTTGCCTATTCTTCTCCTGGCATCGTGGCCACAGGAGGAGGCACTCTACTCAACCCTTCTAACTTGTGGCTTCTGAAGCGCTATGGACGGCTTTTTTATCTGCAAGCTTCCTTGGATCTTTTATGGACGAGGTTAAAAAATAAAACCGATAGACCCCTGCTTTTAGGGAAGGAGCCAAAAGTTATCCTTGAAAAGTTGTTAAAAGAAAGAGAAGTCCTTTATAAGCAAGCCGATATCGAGATTGCGGTTGATGGGAGAACAGTCGAAGAACTTGGAGAACTTTTATGGAGCTATTGGGAAACAATGGAAAAGACAGATCCTCGCTGA
- a CDS encoding NAD(P)H-dependent glycerol-3-phosphate dehydrogenase, translating into MKIGILGQGRWGITIKKLLEENNYEVLGFHHTDTSWGAKLDCLCVALPVQHIRETLFRFPSPRCPVISLSKGLEIGTGKRASEIIKDVWKDAIVGALSGPNFSEEILAGLPAASVVAAEEVNLGKFFQNIFHSKRFRVYRSTDLVGVELGGALKNIYAIAGGLCYGLKLGENAHASLLTRSLSEMTRLGTAAGGKTETFFGLSGVGDLLLTASSMKSRNFRLGARLASGVSLNEATAMEPTVIEGLPTTISVYKSRLFAQQKKPIADEIYRILYENKKIHESVVDLLERRVGEED; encoded by the coding sequence ATGAAGATCGGTATTCTTGGCCAAGGCAGGTGGGGGATAACGATTAAAAAACTGCTTGAAGAAAACAACTACGAAGTCCTTGGTTTTCACCACACGGACACTAGCTGGGGAGCAAAGCTTGACTGCCTATGTGTCGCCCTACCCGTTCAGCATATTCGAGAAACTCTCTTTCGTTTTCCCTCCCCGCGTTGCCCAGTCATCAGTTTGAGTAAAGGACTGGAAATAGGCACGGGGAAAAGAGCCAGTGAAATCATCAAGGATGTTTGGAAGGATGCAATCGTTGGGGCACTTTCCGGCCCTAATTTTTCTGAAGAAATCCTTGCTGGCCTTCCAGCAGCCTCGGTCGTTGCCGCTGAAGAAGTAAACTTGGGAAAATTTTTTCAAAATATTTTTCATTCTAAAAGATTTCGGGTTTATCGTTCAACCGATCTGGTCGGTGTAGAACTAGGAGGAGCGCTCAAAAATATCTATGCTATTGCCGGTGGTCTTTGCTATGGATTGAAGCTGGGAGAAAATGCTCACGCTTCTCTTTTGACTCGATCCTTATCTGAAATGACACGACTGGGGACGGCTGCCGGGGGAAAAACGGAAACGTTTTTCGGCCTCAGCGGGGTAGGAGATCTGTTGCTTACGGCAAGCAGCATGAAAAGCCGAAATTTCAGACTGGGAGCAAGGCTTGCTTCGGGTGTCTCTCTAAATGAAGCAACCGCCATGGAACCAACCGTCATCGAAGGGCTGCCCACGACGATTTCCGTGTACAAAAGTAGGCTCTTTGCCCAACAGAAAAAACCGATCGCCGATGAAATTTATAGAATACTTTATGAGAACAAAAAAATCCATGAATCGGTAGTCGATCTCTTGGAAAGGCGGGTCGGCGAAGAAGACTGA
- the trxA gene encoding thioredoxin, with protein sequence MIFDVQDFQKEVIERSKTKPIVVDFWAAWCGPCRMLSPILEELAEEAKEKWDLAKLNVDEWGEVAMAYGVSGIPDVRIFIAGEEKDRFIGLQPKAAIQSWLEKNLGQEKKKIKWKEAIDLFEQGRFHESFLAFERDQQKPENPQESLICARLLLLANPQKALDVLPPSAGLEDPTLFEAIKFLALLLLGKSTDDWTDGKEKREFMEGLEALKKMDVEKGLSIGIGLLHQNKNVGEGLVLKTVRSLFHYLGPRHPLSLKYSRAFSTAVNI encoded by the coding sequence ATGATTTTCGACGTTCAAGATTTTCAAAAAGAAGTTATTGAAAGAAGCAAAACCAAACCCATTGTTGTTGATTTTTGGGCTGCTTGGTGTGGCCCCTGTCGAATGCTTTCACCTATCCTGGAGGAGTTGGCCGAGGAAGCAAAAGAAAAATGGGATCTAGCAAAGCTAAACGTGGATGAGTGGGGTGAAGTGGCCATGGCCTATGGGGTCAGTGGCATACCCGATGTCAGGATTTTTATTGCGGGTGAAGAAAAAGATCGTTTTATTGGTTTGCAGCCTAAAGCAGCTATACAGAGCTGGCTTGAAAAAAATCTAGGCCAAGAGAAAAAAAAGATAAAGTGGAAAGAAGCGATCGATCTCTTTGAGCAAGGCCGTTTTCATGAATCTTTCCTTGCTTTTGAAAGAGACCAGCAGAAGCCTGAAAATCCTCAAGAAAGCTTGATTTGTGCACGATTATTGCTTTTAGCCAATCCCCAAAAGGCTTTGGATGTTCTTCCCCCTTCTGCAGGATTAGAAGATCCTACTCTTTTCGAGGCGATAAAGTTTTTGGCCCTTTTATTGCTTGGCAAGAGCACCGACGATTGGACGGATGGCAAGGAAAAAAGGGAATTTATGGAAGGGTTGGAAGCTCTTAAAAAAATGGATGTTGAAAAAGGACTCTCCATCGGGATTGGCCTTCTGCATCAAAACAAGAACGTGGGGGAAGGGTTGGTACTGAAAACCGTAAGGAGTTTATTCCATTATCTTGGTCCCCGCCATCCGCTTTCTCTTAAATATAGTCGAGCCTTTTCTACCGCAGTCAACATCTAG
- a CDS encoding cation diffusion facilitator family transporter has product MSSSQEINLSRFIFLSLFINCLFALGKISVGLIGHSSALIADGIESVADIGSSILVWLGIKISQLPPDPDHPFGHGKADPIAALALSTFLIFLTVWVSFEALRNLGQSSPLPSLYTLPILSLIIVSKEILYRIFKKLGEKTGSLVLLADSWHHRYDAFSSLAAFFGILIAVITGWKQADSLAALATAALIFWNSIHLFRLSFLEIMDTAPSKSIELKIRNLAEEVPGVVKIEKCRIRKSGQGLLMDIHVVVSGSITVREGHTIGHQVKDKLCSSSSLKITDVVVHIEPVD; this is encoded by the coding sequence ATGAGCTCTTCCCAAGAAATCAACCTCAGCCGCTTTATTTTCCTCAGCCTTTTTATCAATTGCCTTTTTGCCCTTGGTAAAATTTCTGTCGGCTTGATCGGTCATTCTTCTGCATTGATCGCCGACGGCATAGAATCGGTTGCCGACATAGGCTCATCCATTCTTGTATGGCTGGGCATAAAAATATCCCAGCTGCCACCCGATCCCGATCATCCGTTTGGCCACGGAAAGGCTGATCCTATCGCCGCTTTGGCTCTATCCACCTTTTTGATTTTTTTGACCGTTTGGGTATCGTTCGAAGCACTAAGAAACCTAGGCCAATCTTCCCCTTTGCCTTCTCTCTATACTCTACCGATTTTGAGTCTCATTATTGTAAGCAAGGAAATCCTTTATCGAATATTTAAAAAGTTGGGCGAAAAAACAGGCAGCCTTGTGTTGCTCGCCGACTCCTGGCATCATCGTTACGATGCCTTTTCTTCTCTGGCCGCGTTTTTTGGAATTCTTATTGCCGTAATTACGGGTTGGAAGCAGGCGGACAGTCTTGCTGCTCTCGCAACGGCGGCTTTAATTTTTTGGAATAGCATCCATCTTTTTCGGCTTTCTTTTTTAGAAATCATGGATACAGCCCCATCCAAAAGTATTGAACTGAAAATAAGAAACTTGGCAGAAGAAGTTCCGGGAGTGGTGAAGATAGAAAAATGCCGCATTCGCAAGAGCGGACAAGGACTGCTTATGGATATCCATGTCGTCGTCTCTGGTTCGATTACGGTTAGAGAAGGACATACTATTGGACACCAGGTCAAAGATAAGCTCTGCTCTTCAAGCTCGCTCAAAATAACCGATGTCGTCGTGCATATCGAACCGGTGGATTGA
- a CDS encoding glucose-1-phosphate adenylyltransferase encodes MNRSHLFSFSPMDVVTVILGGGAGTRLFPLTKERAKPAVPLAGKYRLVDIPISLSINSGLRRIFILTQFNSSSLHRHIQQTYRFDDYSQGFVEILAAQQTPKGAYWYQGTADAVRQNLIHFSSHPHDMVLILAGDQLYKMDYRVMIEQHIETCADVTVGITPVPIEQASSLGILRVNEEKRIIAFVEKPKEKEVLKEFSINDPFLSLYHLPKDRFFFFASMGIYVFNRKTLSNALMGSEPDFGKDIIPSLIRSHRVYSYIYPGYWEDIGTISAFYQANLNLCDLHSNFDFYDSHFPIFTRPRYLPPSKILNAEIQNSLIAEGCIISGAKIVHSLVGIRSIVQPQSCLKDTVLLGNDYYETESQALAAEGHGLPRIGIGSHSTIEKTIIDKNCRIGNNVKISPEGKPQNYDGEFYYIRDGIVIIPKDGVVPHGTVI; translated from the coding sequence ATGAATAGATCCCATCTTTTTTCGTTTTCCCCAATGGATGTCGTCACCGTTATTCTGGGAGGAGGGGCAGGAACAAGACTTTTCCCCCTGACCAAAGAAAGAGCCAAGCCTGCTGTTCCCCTCGCCGGCAAATACCGTCTTGTGGATATTCCCATAAGCTTGTCCATTAACTCCGGATTAAGAAGAATTTTTATACTAACGCAATTCAACAGTTCTTCCTTGCATCGACATATCCAGCAAACCTATAGATTTGATGATTATTCCCAAGGTTTCGTCGAAATTCTTGCTGCCCAACAAACTCCTAAAGGAGCCTATTGGTATCAAGGAACCGCTGATGCTGTAAGGCAAAATCTTATCCATTTCAGTAGTCATCCCCATGACATGGTCTTAATCTTGGCCGGAGATCAACTGTATAAAATGGATTATCGGGTCATGATCGAACAACATATCGAGACTTGTGCCGATGTAACGGTGGGGATTACGCCGGTGCCTATAGAACAGGCTTCTTCTCTAGGTATCTTAAGGGTCAACGAAGAAAAAAGAATAATCGCTTTTGTTGAAAAACCTAAAGAGAAAGAAGTCCTCAAGGAATTTTCCATTAACGACCCTTTCTTGAGTCTTTATCACCTCCCTAAAGACCGATTTTTTTTCTTTGCCTCGATGGGAATCTACGTTTTTAATCGAAAGACCCTTTCCAATGCTCTCATGGGCTCTGAGCCGGATTTCGGTAAAGACATCATTCCTTCTTTAATCCGTTCTCACCGCGTTTATTCCTACATTTATCCAGGCTACTGGGAAGACATCGGAACAATTTCCGCTTTTTACCAAGCTAATCTCAATCTGTGTGATCTCCATTCCAACTTTGACTTTTACGATAGCCACTTCCCCATCTTTACCCGTCCTCGATATCTACCTCCATCGAAAATTCTTAATGCCGAGATTCAAAATTCCCTTATTGCTGAAGGTTGTATTATCTCTGGGGCAAAAATCGTTCACTCCCTCGTAGGAATAAGAAGCATTGTGCAGCCTCAATCTTGTCTTAAGGATACGGTACTGCTTGGTAACGATTATTATGAAACCGAAAGCCAGGCTCTTGCTGCTGAAGGCCATGGTTTGCCAAGAATAGGAATAGGCAGCCACTCTACAATTGAAAAGACAATCATTGACAAGAACTGCCGAATTGGTAACAACGTAAAAATTTCTCCCGAGGGCAAACCTCAAAATTACGATGGGGAGTTTTATTATATTAGGGATGGCATCGTCATTATCCCCAAGGATGGAGTAGTCCCCCATGGGACGGTTATTTGA
- the proC gene encoding pyrroline-5-carboxylate reductase — MELLGNNGKDRSSLKSLRVGFIGPGKMAKAILHGLTFDAERQWLSNGVWVAGRSQRSLDLFVKGFDKESLQLTLDNSELVKNTELIFLCVKPFQAEAVLEQIKSLAEDKMIISVVAGLSLKKIKQIIPRCLVVRTMPNLACQIGKGIIPFALEKEDVQRNKGIMDLVHFILSPLGHPLPISEELMPAVTALTGCGPAYVCMLLIALIEKAKACGFSEVQASQLIEDMAFGTVLLLKEMNKSPHTLLSEVKTPGGITEAAVQFLVRRGWEDILIEAIETANKKAEELESHL, encoded by the coding sequence ATGGAGCTATTGGGAAACAATGGAAAAGACAGATCCTCGCTGAAAAGTCTACGCGTGGGCTTTATTGGACCAGGGAAAATGGCAAAGGCCATTCTCCATGGCCTGACCTTCGATGCGGAAAGGCAGTGGCTTAGCAATGGAGTTTGGGTTGCCGGCCGTTCGCAACGGAGCCTTGATTTATTTGTCAAGGGTTTTGATAAAGAAAGCCTTCAACTCACCTTGGATAATAGCGAGCTGGTCAAGAATACAGAGCTTATTTTCTTATGCGTCAAGCCTTTTCAAGCAGAAGCCGTCCTGGAGCAAATAAAATCGCTGGCTGAAGATAAAATGATTATTTCGGTGGTTGCCGGGCTGTCTTTAAAGAAAATCAAACAAATTATACCCCGCTGCCTGGTTGTTCGAACGATGCCCAACCTTGCTTGTCAAATTGGCAAAGGGATCATCCCTTTTGCCTTGGAAAAGGAAGATGTTCAACGAAACAAGGGGATTATGGATCTTGTCCATTTCATCCTTTCGCCCTTGGGACACCCTTTGCCGATCAGCGAGGAGTTGATGCCGGCGGTTACGGCGTTGACGGGTTGTGGACCCGCTTATGTTTGTATGCTCTTGATAGCTCTTATCGAAAAGGCCAAAGCCTGTGGGTTTTCTGAAGTCCAGGCTAGTCAACTCATTGAAGATATGGCTTTTGGCACTGTTTTATTACTCAAGGAAATGAACAAATCCCCTCATACACTGCTTTCAGAGGTCAAGACCCCGGGAGGAATTACCGAGGCGGCTGTTCAATTCCTGGTTCGGAGGGGTTGGGAAGATATTTTAATAGAAGCGATCGAAACGGCGAACAAAAAAGCCGAAGAGTTAGAATCCCATCTTTAA